One window from the genome of Anaerohalosphaeraceae bacterium encodes:
- a CDS encoding type II secretion system protein produces the protein MRAWNENKKTHIGFTLTEMLTALAVIAVLLALLIPALSMVQKKAMIVKQRAQFHAIEVGLEAFRSDWGDYPPSEYNMAKYGNGSVASFRLAEALIGGDGLGFHPNSIFYQDYLFDQNGDGTISAAETVYHATTDLPWETAAQNRAARKGPYLELETANAVKLQDIYGANTGSLSGTMFVLADAFSKKMRATGKEVGMPILYYKANVNQIGMDPIRANWGNNTYNLNDSYASGSGIISLPVPFPSSKTVHDLHEDAANDSINWFYGVIANPNFTSPPRPYRAQSFLLQSAGPDGLYGTADDLFNF, from the coding sequence ATGCGTGCCTGGAACGAAAACAAAAAAACACACATCGGTTTTACGCTGACGGAGATGCTCACGGCTCTGGCGGTGATTGCCGTACTGCTGGCATTGCTGATTCCGGCCCTGAGTATGGTGCAGAAGAAGGCCATGATAGTCAAGCAGCGGGCCCAGTTTCACGCCATTGAGGTCGGATTGGAGGCCTTCCGTTCAGACTGGGGGGATTATCCGCCCAGTGAGTACAACATGGCTAAGTACGGCAACGGAAGCGTCGCCTCGTTTCGGCTGGCGGAGGCATTAATCGGCGGGGATGGTCTCGGATTTCATCCCAATTCGATTTTTTATCAGGATTATCTGTTTGACCAGAACGGGGATGGAACCATCAGTGCGGCGGAAACCGTTTATCATGCAACGACGGATTTGCCCTGGGAAACGGCCGCTCAGAATCGTGCGGCACGCAAAGGACCCTATCTGGAGCTGGAAACGGCCAATGCCGTCAAGCTGCAGGATATCTACGGGGCGAACACCGGTTCGCTGAGCGGGACGATGTTTGTCCTGGCGGATGCGTTCTCGAAAAAGATGCGGGCGACCGGAAAAGAGGTCGGGATGCCGATTCTCTATTACAAGGCCAATGTGAATCAAATCGGAATGGACCCGATTCGGGCCAACTGGGGAAACAATACCTATAATCTGAATGACAGTTATGCGTCCGGCAGCGGGATTATTTCGCTGCCCGTTCCGTTTCCGTCTTCGAAAACAGTTCATGATCTGCATGAAGATGCAGCGAATGACAGCATCAACTGGTTTTACGGAGTGATTGCCAATCCCAACTTTACATCCCCGCCGCGGCCGTATCGGGCGCAATCGTTTCTGCTTCAGAGTGCAGGGCCGGACGGTCTGTACGGGACGGCGGATGATTTGTTTAACTTCTGA
- a CDS encoding prepilin-type N-terminal cleavage/methylation domain-containing protein, translated as MNSKIRQNGLTLTELVVVIAVAAILVGISVPAAKKVIESFDHSAGPHSLINAALTSARALAAAQSTPAGIRFQQDRKGDFYMIFIIHKNVTNAYATEFIAVANRKPIKLPSSVGVIAGTVQSDAELNDSNLMDAQTFSIVFSEQGKLIRFPVRVLNRDGVTDNSSRDPIFNTRANVDSGTAGMFYQDAGPGGLNEEDSIGSFYIYDTKRFAEIPANQRFTAYIRNLPKEFVNPHTGQLIGR; from the coding sequence ATGAATTCCAAGATTCGACAAAATGGATTGACGCTGACGGAACTGGTCGTCGTGATTGCGGTGGCGGCCATTCTGGTGGGGATCTCGGTACCGGCTGCCAAGAAGGTCATCGAATCGTTTGACCATTCCGCCGGACCGCATTCCCTCATCAATGCCGCGCTGACCAGCGCCCGGGCTCTGGCGGCTGCGCAGAGCACCCCGGCCGGAATTCGATTTCAGCAGGACCGCAAGGGCGATTTCTATATGATTTTTATTATTCACAAGAATGTAACGAACGCGTACGCAACGGAGTTTATTGCCGTTGCCAACCGCAAACCGATTAAGCTGCCTTCTTCGGTCGGCGTGATTGCCGGAACGGTTCAATCGGATGCAGAGCTGAACGACTCGAATTTGATGGATGCTCAGACCTTCTCGATTGTCTTTTCCGAGCAGGGAAAATTGATTCGGTTTCCTGTGCGGGTGCTGAATCGGGACGGGGTTACGGATAACAGCAGCCGCGACCCAATCTTCAATACCCGGGCCAATGTGGACAGCGGGACAGCCGGGATGTTTTATCAGGATGCCGGGCCGGGCGGCCTGAATGAAGAGGACAGCATCGGGTCTTTTTATATATACGACACCAAACGGTTTGCAGAGATTCCGGCCAATCAGCGGTTCACCGCGTATATTCGAAATCTTCCAAAAGAGTTCGTGAACCCCCATACAGGGCAGCTGATTGGGCGGTAA
- a CDS encoding type II secretion system protein, with the protein MSDSRRQNGFSLTEVLLATGILAIGFVLIATIFPAGIKLTAMAAEKTLAPAIAEEARAAVRLYDLDADKLPNSGEVQSVLFSAEYLSDPSVQSFVQFYGIPPHDPLLLTKINARLAADSLYPSLPKESYAQNPTQNQRYCWTILCRKDSAAAEGYQIRIFLCRWRKELRYYGFEMNRSTGVFSPAESERPVPVPVRVRAVLGSSEVSIESNQPVYPPETCRQFFLEGAWVVEDRSGSLFQVIKRDGAALTLNRKWTGADGQYVLWVVPPAAGANRNPCIEVL; encoded by the coding sequence ATGAGTGATTCCAGAAGACAAAATGGTTTTTCGCTGACGGAGGTGCTGCTGGCGACAGGCATCCTGGCTATCGGGTTTGTGCTGATTGCGACGATTTTTCCGGCGGGGATTAAGCTGACGGCGATGGCGGCGGAAAAGACCCTGGCGCCGGCAATTGCCGAGGAGGCCCGAGCGGCGGTTCGATTGTATGATTTGGATGCAGACAAGCTGCCGAATTCCGGCGAGGTTCAGTCGGTTTTGTTTTCTGCGGAATACCTGTCGGATCCGAGTGTGCAGTCTTTTGTTCAGTTTTACGGGATTCCTCCTCATGACCCGCTGCTTCTGACAAAGATTAATGCTCGTTTGGCGGCGGATTCGCTTTATCCATCCCTGCCGAAGGAGTCTTACGCACAGAATCCGACTCAAAATCAGCGGTACTGCTGGACAATTCTGTGCCGCAAGGATTCTGCCGCCGCAGAAGGCTACCAAATCCGCATTTTTCTGTGCCGCTGGAGAAAGGAGCTTCGGTATTACGGATTTGAGATGAACCGGTCCACCGGTGTTTTCAGTCCGGCGGAATCGGAGCGGCCGGTTCCCGTGCCGGTTCGGGTCCGGGCCGTTCTCGGCAGTTCAGAGGTGTCGATAGAGTCCAATCAGCCGGTTTACCCGCCGGAGACCTGCCGGCAGTTTTTCCTGGAAGGGGCCTGGGTTGTGGAGGACCGCAGCGGCTCCCTCTTTCAGGTTATCAAACGGGACGGTGCGGCTCTGACGCTGAATCGCAAGTGGACAGGTGCGGATGGACAATATGTTCTCTGGGTTGTGCCGCCGGCGGCCGGGGCGAATCGAAATCCTTGTATTGAGGTACTTTAG